The genomic window GGGTCTCACTTGGGGCCACAGTGTTTGCAGACTCTGCTAATCCTGGAGCCTGGGGCACTGGTGCAGGGAGCAGCCGCCAGCCTGtaggtttctttttttgtttacttttaatgTAGTAGAagattcagtgtgtgtgtgtcagctgTACTAGAGGTTCCTGACAAGCAGAGGCCGCAGCTGCAGTTCTCTGGCTGTAGCCGGGCATAGTGGGGTGACGGTACACCCAGGAAAGGTGTAAATCCAAACCAGGAGGCCAGCATCCAAGGTAGTGAGGCATGTCCCAGTCTGCAACTGACGGGAGTGGTCAGCCCGCAGGGTGCCTCTCGGTAGCACAGCAACAGATGCATTTATAACCACCATCTTGGCACTAGCTGGTGTTGCCCGGGTGGAGCGGGCTGGAGTCGTCTGGGGTGGAGGTGCTGTGCATACATGACAggcagcagggatggggtggggagggtaacTTATCGCTGACCACATCCTGTCACCACATTGCCACTGAGTCTGAGCAGCACTGGTGACCTGTTAATGAGGGCAGAGGGAGTCTCTCCTTCTGGAATGTAATAGGGctgaaagcaaagaaaatgaCTCTACACGGCCACTCTGCAACATGCACACAGGTGGGCTCCCTGCAGGAGGGTTAACCCAGCCCCTGGCTCCGTAGAGCATAGCTCCTGTTCTCTGCTACATTCGGTGGCTTTGTCTTGACTAGGCTCTCCCCTTAACCAGCTGAGCGCATGTTTAAAGTCTGTCCTGGTTACACTTGGCTTTCAGAACCTGTTACTTAGCACACGCCTACAGCACACTTCTAAATCCTACTCTAGACCaacccctttaaaaatgtttttacaaaTCCATCTTTTCTCCTAGCCTGGAAAGCGCTGAGTTCCTCCCCCCATTGCAGTGAGTGTTTCTTGCCTGTGCTCACATATTtgtagagtccaaggccagaagggacaatctcGTCtgacctgcatagcacaggcctgAGAACTTCCCTaaatcattcccagagcagagcttttagaaaagtatccagacttgattttaaaattgccagtgacggagaatccaccctgacccttggcaaattgttccagtggttaattaccctcactttaaAACGTaccctgatttccagtctgaagttgtctagcttcaactcccagcaTTGGATGGTGGTAGACCTTCCGCTGCTAGACTGAATAGCCCGTTATCAAAaacttgttccccatgtagatacttagagaCTGGGATCAAGTCATCCATTGCCCTtctcttaagctaaatagattgagcgccttgcgtctatcactataaggcaggttttctaatcctgaatcctctccagtttatcaacatccttcgtgaattgtggacaccagaactgacacaggattccagcagcggtcgcaccagtgccaaataacgGCTCTGCTCCGACCtgagattcccctctttatgcatcccaggTTCACATTAGCTCTTtaggccacagcgtcacactgggagtgTGCAGCTGcttatccacccccaccccgaatcttttccagagtccctgctcccaggacagagtcccgcATAGTGTAAGGATGGCCAACGTTCTCTGTTCATAGACATACACGTTTACATTTAGCCAAATTAAAGCAGTGTTTGTGCCCTGCTCACCAAGCGATCCAGCTCACTCTGGATCAGTGACCTaccctcttcgttatttaccactcccccaattttttgtcatttgcaaacttgatcagtgatgattttaaatttttttatcttATGTTTTTTATGCTGAGCTGCTTCCTGCTCCTTTTTCTTTGTTTCGCCCTTCTGTTCTCCATGCTCTTGGGCTCTCCTGGCTATTGCAGCCCCAGTGTTTGCTTTGGCATCCTCATGTGTTTAACACCTCTGTCCTACTCTGTGTGTGAGACCCAGAACAAAGGGAGAAAACAGCTtatctaacacacacacacacacccctgagcaaacttCCCAGGCTCATTatctgctgctctcccctccctggaACGGCAGCATGTGTCCCTACACAGCCAGGCAGTGGTCTGTGCCTGCAGACAGCCCTGGGCTCGCTGTCCTACCGCCATGCATTCTGTGGTCTGTTCAACCTGGAGAATAAGCGAATTTAGCTCCAAGCTGACACCCTTTTAGCAGCGCACTCTGCCTTGCAAGACAGCTGTGCGGCAGACGTAGGTGGACGGACGGATGGACTCTGGGAAGCAGTAACCGCCAAGGAGGGGGGAAAGTGGTGTAGGAAATGCAACAGCAATTGGCTAGCCAGCACTAAGGCCACAAGACATGGATAGGGACGAGTGTCTTGCCACTGGATGCAGTTCAGAGGGATGCTTATAACAACCCCCCTCCTAGGGAGTCAGCAAGATCTGCACCCGGGGCCTTCAATATTGCAGCACAGGTACcggtagtaggctgttatcctctagtAAACTAGCTGCTGGGGGGGGATGTGACACGCTCTGCCAGTGGGTTACGTGTATATTACAGATCGGGACAGTCCTTTGAGCTAGTTGTTCAAGTACCATTTTCAAAGGGCTTGTGCCGTTtgtatctcttcctcttcccagcaCTCTTCCTATGCGCCTGCAAGGAATGTGGTGTTGGGTCCCACCTGGGGGCTTTGTCTACATTACGGATTTTTGCACGGGTGTAGCTTTGCTGGTGCATGCCAGCCCCCAGTGGAGATGCACTGTGGTCTGAACTGGGTCAAGTGGCACTGTCTGAGCCCTCCCTTATACCAGTGCAGTGCATTTAcccaggggtttgcactggtgtacCTATTCCTGTGCAAAATCGGTAATGCAGGCAGGCCCTTAGTGGCATTCTCTGCTGGCAACCATCTCCAGTGTGGTTCAGGGAGAAGGGGATTGGGCAGGAAACAGCCTGAGTCGAGAGGCTGCCAAATGAGAGACAGTATTTGAGACTGAAATGTCCCTGTCCTGGAACTGTGTTTTTTGAGAGACCTGTTCTTGGTTTTGATCACAATGTTGGCTCAGCTGCAGCAGAGAGACGGAGTTTGATTTGGCAAATCCCGCTTCAACACAGAAACATATTGTCCTGGAGCTGAGATCCTACCAGTCTGGTTTTCTCCTGTCATCTCTGAGGACTTCACAGTATTGTACGGGGTGGGCGGGGGGTTCCCTGTTGTCACCCCTTTGAGTCCCTCTCTCTGAGGTGTACGGAGGGGAGAAACAGACTCTTCTCTCAGGTGAAGGGATGAAATCACTCTGGGAAGCAAAGTCCAGCAAGGCAGCCTGAGTCCATGCTGTGCGCCTCGAGGGGGGCTGGACGTGTTGCCCAGCATGCAGGCGTGACTCGCGTTGTATGTTGGGAAACAAGTGGCAGGGCCATCTCCAAAGGCCGGGGGCCCAGGCTGCTTCCTTCATCTTCTGCAGTCCCTGGGCTGCAGCACTTCTAAACATGAACCTTCCTGGCTCGGAGTCCTCAGGTGGAGCAaacctttgggggcagggaccgttCTCCCCAGGCAGACAGGGTGGCCCCCGTCAGAGCAGCTCAGGAAATGTTTCGTTCTCCCGGACACACACTGATGATGCTCACTGTGAACCTGAGGGCCTGGCCTGGCCGCCCGGGTATTTTTAGCAGGTATTGGAGACTAATGGGGAGTTGCACAGCCGGTGTCTTGGAGCTAGTCATTCCTGCTGCCATAAACTCACTTGCCCCAGGATGCAGCTGTGGTAGGAAGGGGGTCAGAAGAACAGGCAGGAGCTGGCGGAGATGCAGCTGGTTAATGAGCGGGTCTGAGAAGGGACTTTGTTCCCATCTGTCTGTCACGTAGctaggcaggcagcagcagcgctCTCTCTGCATGCAGGGCAACAGCTGGGAAGCCTAATCCCAGGCCCATGAATAGCCCTGATGACTCATGATGTGCAAGCCAGAGCagaccttccccagccctgcagggcttCAGCCCAGCATCAGGAAGGCAACTGCCCACAGCTTAGGCAGACAACACCGAGAGATGCAGAGGAACTTGCGACTGTTCCCCTGTCCTGTTCTGGGATTTATCCCTCAATGCCTGTAATAACTCTTCTGATCCACTGGGTTCGTAAAGAAGATTGCAaagcctggctccctgcagctaAATGTCTCTGGTATAAACACCATatgaggcttgtctacacttgaaaattaatTCGGATTAAGGCTTAGTGTAAGTTtgtagctattctggaataactccaggtgtagacaaaccctataCCTTGGAGAGAAATAGGGCCAGTAACAGCTCTCGTAAACCAGCTTCTCCTGAAGCAAAGCCAGAGAATGCGTTTCGTGCTTTCACTTGTGAAAACATGCACATGCAGCAAAAGGCTTGTACTTTGGAAATACGCTCCCAGGTAGGATCCTGGGGATGTGGCTTTGATTAGAAATGTCTTTGTACTGGCCAAATGACTGGGCACCTGACTCATGCTCGATGCTCCCCTGTTCGTCTGCTTTAGAGCCATTTGGAAGCTTCACAGCTCGGGATGTTGGAAACTAGCTCAGGCAAAGCACTAGAAGATGTGGTGCAGGAACCAGCCCCATCCTAGGCTTTGGGCGGGAGGCCAATCGCTGAATTTGGGTCTGTGAGGGGGATGCCTGTTGCTCCCTCTGTTAGGCTCCTGCACGCACCCACCCAACTGGTCACGCACTTCTGTCCAAAAATGTTTTTGCACACAAAATCGTTTCCGTTTTTTGTTAATCTTCTCGGGTGTTACATGCTGTCCTGAGGATTGCAGCCAGGAGCCCGCGACCCTGCGTCATCCAGCAACCGGCTCAGTCACGTGTTCCCTGTCAGGCTTTCTCCATGCGGGGCCTGGTGACTGGTGCATGCATGTTCTGATGGCTGGCTCTGCTTTACGTGCAAGCGGAAGGTGCGCTCGACACCATACCGGACCATTTCTGGAAACACAGATCGTGTTGGCCATGAGCAGGAGCAGCGCTCGTGCCCCGTGCTGGCTGTGTACGGCCAGGCTTCGTTCTGTGCAATGCTGCCTGACACAGGTAGCAGCCTGGGCATGTGGCCCGTGTCTGCCCCTCGCCTCTGGAGGTGGCGGGGGAGTTACAGGGAGGCTCAGCCCTTTGCACCGCTACGGTTCTGAGCAGATCCTAACCTATGGGGTTTCCCCGGACAGGTGTGGGAGACTCTCGAGTTGGCACCATGACGGAAGGTTTCGACTGCGACAACTGCAAGGAGTCCCTGTATGGGCGGAAGTACATCCAGATGGACATGGGTCCCTACTGCATCCCCTGCTACGATGCCCATTTCGCTAACACCTGCGAGGAGTGCAAGGAGCTGATTGGCCACGACTGCAGGgtgagtgaggggctgggggctgcgccCAAGTGGGGCCTGCCCCATACCCGCCCCCCCCCGTGGGcgagtgaggggctgggggctgcacccAAGTGgggcctgccccccacctgccgtGGGCGAGTGACACCCCCGCTCTCTCTCCCAGGAGCTGTACTACGAGAATCGCCATTACCACGAGCACTGTTTCCGGTGCTTCCGCTGCGACCGCTCTCTGGCCGACGAGCCTTTCACCTGCCAGGACGAGGAGCTGCTGTGCAACGACTGCTACTGCAGCGAGTTCTCCTCCAAGTGCGTGGCGTGTGAGAAGACCGTCATGCCAGGTACAGGCTCTGTGGCGGGGGAGGTTGGCAGGAGACGGAGCCTCCCCTGGGCCTTGGCAGGCTCTGCTGGGCCAGCAGCTGCCCTCCTGTCATCCCAGCCGAGGGCAGTGCCCTGTGGGTGCCGGGCAAGGGCCTAGGGACATGCCGTACCTGTACAGAGAGGCCTGGtgccagctcccctctgctgagCAGACATGAGGCCCTTATCGGGGACCCAGAACTGTGGtctcccctgcagcccttgtctgTGGcctctgtggtgggggagggccatggaggaggagaatgtggggAGGCAGCTCCAGAGGCTCTGGAGCATCCTCTGCCCTGTCTCTGGGGGTCcaggaagtcactggctaaagGCTGATGGAGACCCAGcctttgggggggctggggctgtgccagGCCCCTCAGGCATTGCCTGCCTGTGTTACCCCCAGGCCTCTGGCGTCTCGAGCTCTCCTATGCTGAGAGGCTCGACTGGTGACTCTCGGTACGAAGGGAGAACTGCCCCAAGTGGCATGACTGTACTAGGacatggggaaggaaggggccTCCGGGCGCTAGCTTTCCTGCGATCTGTCCACGGGTACGAAATGCTAGCGCCAGGCCCCGCTTCCCAGGCTCAAGCCGAGTTCAGGATACAGGGCTCCGTCTCCGTAGAGCACTGTTGGTTTGTCACTTGCggagcctgtctgcaggtgcAGCTGCTGCCTCCCAGCGGTGCCctgagcccagctctgcttcACTTCCAGGGTCCCGGAAACTGGAATACAGCGGACAAACCTGGCATGAGCATTGCTTCatctgcagcagctgccagcagcccaTTGGGTCGCGGTCCTTTATCCCAGACAAGAAGGATTATTATTGCGTCCCCTGTTACGAGAGCAAATTTGCCCCTCGCTGCACTCGCTGCAAAAAGGTAATGCTGGCCTGCCAGCTGAGTGCTTCCTTCGGTGACCCCGCAGGGCCTTGGCTTCTGTTAGCTGAGGTTCTCCTGGGGCAGCCAGTGGTCTCCGTGGAAAGCAGTCCCAGGCATAGGAGGTGGGGTGCTGTTCCATGATCCCCGGGGGTGTAACCCAGCTTCCTAAGGGTCGTGTCAGTGTTCCCCTGGATCTGGGCCAGCAGGACTGCACCCAGCACGCTGCGAGTACCCACCCAGTAATAATGAAGGGGTGGGCGTGGCCTGCTCGCATCACGGGGGATGCTGCTCTCCAGGCCTCTCCAAAAGGCTTTGCTGAGTGCTGTCGAGATCGCCAACCTGAGACATGTCTGTGCCTGGTCTGGAGACTGGCTGCTGCCTGATGTGTTGGCATCACACCCTGCTCTGGAGACAGCAGAGGGCTCCCCTTAGCGCCAGGCCCGCCGTGGCTCTGGGCGGCTCCGTGGTTGCCGAGGGTCCAGTTGAGTTCCCTTGGCTGGCTTGAGAAGGGGTCTCCTGTTATAACTGCAGTGCGCTCGTGGGATGTGTGCCAGCCTTGCGTCCAGCCCCTGTCAGTCTCCCGATGGCAAGGGCTCCGGAGGCTGAGATCTTTATAACCGCCAGGCACTCGGGGCTCCTGGGGCTGCCTTCGGGGAGATACGGGTGTAACTGgtgctctcccttccccagtcGCTGACCAAGGGAGGAGTGACTTACCGTGACGAGCCCTGGCACAAGGAGTGCTTTGTCTGCACTGGCTGCAAGGTTCCTCTGGCAGGCCAGCAGTTCACCTCCCAGGAGGACAACCCCTACTGTGTCAAGTGCTTTGGGAACCTCTATGCCAAGAAGTGCAGCGCCTGCGCAAAGCCCATCACAGGTAACCATGGAGACTGGAGCGCAGCACATGGTCCCTCGTGAGCGGGCACCGTGCCTCTGCCCGTGAGCAGAACGCAGACCTTGCTCTGCCGCCGCCTTCATGGTGGTGAATTCCCCTCTGCAGCAGGCCAGCGTAAGGCCTACGCAGCTCTTCCATCCCACTGCCGCCCTCCAGGGCTCACTGAGGGGCTGTTCAGAACTTCAGGCCTCCCAGGATGGGAGACTGTTATTGCCACGGGTGCCCTGGGGCATGTGACGGGCTGCTCCTGGACTTGTTCCTCAGCAGCCTGTTTCAGCTGCTCATCGAGAGAGGCCACGCAACGGGGAAGGAGTTAAATTGCAGTGAGGAGTTTGTGTGGCTCGTATTCTTGCTCTCACTTCGTTCTTGCAAAGCTCAAGTGTTGGGTGTGTCCTGCTCTTGTCAGAGCAGTGAACGTACTGTGCACACCCAGGGAGGACTGCCTGTGTTTTGGTACCCTGCAGCCTTCCTGCAGAACTTGCCAGGACTCCCAGGACATGCTCCATGTGGTGGGATCTGATGGCTGTGACTGGCCTCTCTGTTTGGGATCCTGGAAGGGTTCTCCACCGCTCTAAAGTGAGGAAGTtttgcagcccagggctgggctgggaggctccagaaACTGGACCTTTCACGCTTGCCAAAGTGAGGCGAGTGGGTCTCTCCCTTCATACACCTGCACCAGGAGGCTGCCTGGTCTCCTTCACTGACCCTCCGTCCGTGGCTTGGGTTTACTGCTCCTGGAAAGGCCAATGCGGCCACTGAGTCACTCGGTGAGTCAGAACGCTGGTTCCGTGGTTAGAGACGATGCTGGTTTGCTGCCCCGTCCCAGGTCACCAGTGTTTATCTTTGTTACTGTCTCTGCAATAGCAGCTACAAAACCTGCATGTCGTCCTGCCTTCTGGACAAGGGCAGAACGCAGCTTCTCTCAGCCGGCTGGCTCCAGTCAGGTCCTTCCCAAAGAGGTTTAGTCATTCAGTGTTGTGCACAGACCCCTAACTGCCTGTCTGCCGACCCTAGGCCCTTCAGGAATCTGCCTTGAGTGCTCCGGGTAACTCTATGCTCTGTCCCCCTTCTCTAGGCTTCGGAGGGGGTAAATATATCTCCTTTGAGGATCGTCACTGGCACCATAACTGCTTCAACTGCGCCCGCTGCGCCAGCTCGctggtggggaaaggcttcaTCCCGCACCACGACGAGATCCTCTGCCGCGAATGCAGCAGCGACCTATAAGCCTGGCAAGAGGACGTGGATCAGGGGCTTTATCTGCTCTTCAGGGGCTTCGTACCAGACACCCTGGCAGCTGTCGGTGCTGGGCAGGTGGGAGATGTGCCTTTTGTTGCCCTGGAGAGGGCTGATCCCCTCACCACAGCGTATGCTCGGGGTGCCTGTGCCCTTCCCCTGAAGGCTAGAATAAGCCACCCTAGGCTTTCTGCAGAGTGAAGCTAAATAAAAGCCGAACAAAAGGAGCTTCCAAGTCCCTCATTATTTGCTCTTTCCTTTGCTTCCTATGTGCTTGGGCGCTGGCTGAGCCGGGAGCCCCTGTCTGAGCAAAGGGGCTGGGCAGTGGGTCTCCGGCTCCATGTGCTGACCGCACAGCTTTGTCCTTCCTACTGGTTACTggttttcttcccttcccccatgtgctccctctgctctgagtgatgggcagcagctcctgtcctgtgagCCAGGCTTTCCTGAGGCTCCTGCCTCCCCAGCGTGGGTTTGCAGCACCGCCTGTTCCCCTAGCGTGAGGGTAGCATGGCGTCCCACTGAGCGAGTCTGCAACGCTCTCTGCGCTGCTCGTTGCagcctggggtgtttctgggtggCCAGGGACCTGGCTGGCCGTGAGCAGAGCGTGCTGGAGTGAGCACACGGCCCACTTCGGGGAATGGCTTTTCCTgacgtctctctccctcctcgCTCTTCAGGGAGATGTCACAGATATGGCAGAGGAACCTGAATCAC from Chelonia mydas isolate rCheMyd1 chromosome 19, rCheMyd1.pri.v2, whole genome shotgun sequence includes these protein-coding regions:
- the FHL3 gene encoding four and a half LIM domains protein 3 isoform X1, encoding MSEHLFSTTSTRGVGDSRVGTMTEGFDCDNCKESLYGRKYIQMDMGPYCIPCYDAHFANTCEECKELIGHDCRELYYENRHYHEHCFRCFRCDRSLADEPFTCQDEELLCNDCYCSEFSSKCVACEKTVMPGSRKLEYSGQTWHEHCFICSSCQQPIGSRSFIPDKKDYYCVPCYESKFAPRCTRCKKSLTKGGVTYRDEPWHKECFVCTGCKVPLAGQQFTSQEDNPYCVKCFGNLYAKKCSACAKPITGFGGGKYISFEDRHWHHNCFNCARCASSLVGKGFIPHHDEILCRECSSDL
- the FHL3 gene encoding four and a half LIM domains protein 3 isoform X2 encodes the protein MTEGFDCDNCKESLYGRKYIQMDMGPYCIPCYDAHFANTCEECKELIGHDCRELYYENRHYHEHCFRCFRCDRSLADEPFTCQDEELLCNDCYCSEFSSKCVACEKTVMPGSRKLEYSGQTWHEHCFICSSCQQPIGSRSFIPDKKDYYCVPCYESKFAPRCTRCKKSLTKGGVTYRDEPWHKECFVCTGCKVPLAGQQFTSQEDNPYCVKCFGNLYAKKCSACAKPITGFGGGKYISFEDRHWHHNCFNCARCASSLVGKGFIPHHDEILCRECSSDL